The region ATCGCCCAGCTCGTCGACACCAACGACGAGTGGATCCGTGACCGGGTCGGCATCGTCAGCCGGCGGATCGCCGACACCGAGACGGTGGCCGACATGGCCGCCGCCGCCGCCGGCAAGGCGCTGGCCAACTCGGGCCTGACCGCCGCCGACATCGACCTGGTCGTGGTGGCCACCTGCACCTCCGTCGACCGCAGCCCCAACGTGGCCTGCCGGGTCGCCGCCAAGCTGGGCATCGCCGCCCCGGGCGCGTTCGACGTCAACACCGCCTGCTCCGGCTTCGCGTACGCGCTGGGCACCGTCGACCACGCCATCCGGGCCGGCGCGTCGCGCAACGCGATCGTCATCGGCGCGGAGAAGCTCTCCGACTTCACCGACTGGACCGACCGCTCCACCTGCATCATCTTCGCCGACGGCGCTGGCGCCGCGGTGGTCTCCGCCACCGCCGACGACGAGCCGGCCGGGATCGGGCCGGTGGTCTGGGGTTCGGTGCCGGAGAAGAGCGACGCGGTCCGCATCGAGGGCTGGCGCCCGTACGTCCAGCAGGAGGGGCAGGCGGTGTTCCGCTGGGCCACCACCGCGCTGGCGCCACTCGCGCTGCAGGCCTGCGAGCGGGCCGGGGTCGACCCGTCGGAGCTGGCCGCGTTCGTGCCGCACCAGGCCAACGCCCGGATCATCGACGGCATCGCCAAGCGGCTCAACATCCCCAACGCGATCATCGCGAAGGACATCGTCGAGTCCGGCAACACCTCCGCGGCGAGTGTGCCGCTGGCCCTGTCCAAGCTGGTCGAGCGCCGGGAGGTGCCCTCGGGCGCGCCGGTGCTGCTGTTCGGTTTCGGCGGTGGCCTGACCTACGCCGGTCAGGTCGTCCGCTGCCCCTGATGACCCCCTCGGGCGCGTACGCGTCCAGGAGTGGCGGTCGGCGACGCCGTCCGCCGGAAACCCCGATGAAAGGAACCAACCGCAATGACCCGTGACGAGATCACCACCGGCCTCGCCGAGATCCTCGAAGAGGTTGCCGGGGTGAACCCGGACGACGTGGCCGAGGGGAAGTCCTTCACCGACGACCTCGACGTCGACTCGCTCTCCATGGTGGAGGTCGTGGTCGCCGCCGAGGAGAAGTTCGGCGTCAAGATCCCGGACAACGAGGTGCAGAACCTCAAGACCGTCGGTGACGCCGTCAGCTACATCGCGGCGCAGTCCTGATCATGAGTCGTCCTGACGTCGTCGTCACCGGGCTCGGCGCGACGACCCCGCTTGGCGGGGACGTCGCGTCGACCTGGGACGCCATGCTCGCCGGCCGCTCCGGGGTGAGTGCCCTCACCCAGGAGTGGGCCGCGCAACTGCCGGTCCGGATCGCCGCCCAACTGGCCGTGGAGCCGTCCGAGGTGCTGGACCGGGTCCGACTGCGCCGACTGGACCGTTCCGAGGCGATCGCGATCATCGCGGCGCAGCAGGCCTGGGCGGACGCCGGCCTCGCCGGCTCCGACCTCGACGGGGAGCGGCTGGCCGTCAGCGTCGGCTCCGGCATCGGTGGCGCCACCACCCTGCTCGCCCAGGACGACATCCTGGAGGCTTCCGGGCCACGGCGGGTCTCCCCGCACACCATCCCGATGCTGATGCCGAACGGTCCGGCCGCCTGGGTCGGGCTGGAGTTGGGCGCGAAGGCCGGCGTGCACTCGGTGGCCAGCGCCTGCGCCACCGGCGCGGAGGCGATCGCCCTCGGCCTGGACATCATCCGCTCCGGTCGGGCCGACGTGGTGGTGGCCGGCGGCACCGAGGCGGTCATCCACCCGCTGCCGATCGCCGGCTTCAGCTCGATGCGGGCCATGTCGACCCGCAACGACGAGCCGGAGCGCGCCTCCCGCCCGTGGGACCGGGGCCGGGACGGTTTCGTCCTCGGTGAGGGCGCCGGCATCGTGGTGCTGGAGCGGGCCGAGCACGCGGCTGCCCGGGGCGCCCGGGTGTACGCGCGCCTCGCCGGCGCCGGTATCACCTCCGACGCGTACGACATCGTGCAGCCGCACGCCGAGGGCGAGGGTGCCGTCCGGGCCATCGCCAAGGCGATCGCGGACGCGGACGTGGCGAAGCGGGACATCGTGCACGTCAACGCGCACGCCACGTCGACCCCGGTCGGGGACATGCTGGAGATCGGCGGGCTGCACAAGGCGCTGGGTGACCACCCGGTGCTGTCCGCGACGAAGTCGATGACCGGTCACCTGCTCGGTGCGGCCGGAGCACTGGAGTCGATCGCCACCATCCTGGCCATCCGCGACGGTGTCGTCCCTCCGACGATCAACCTCGACGACCCGGACCCCGATCTCACCCTGGACGTCGCCGCGCACAAGGCCCGCCACATGGAGATTCCGGCCGCGCTGAACAACGCGTTCGGCTTCGGCGGCCACAACGTGGCGCTGGTCTTCGCCCGGCCCTGAGGCTGCGGTGAAACGGGCCATCTCCGGTCGGAGGTGGCCCGTTCTGCTCGTTCAGCCCCGGTTGCGGGGGTGCTGCTTCGCGGTGCGCTCGTTGCCGTGGCGGTAGTTGCCGGTCCAGCGGGCCATCACCAACTGCGGGTCGTCGTCGACCTCGGCGAGGAATTCCGCCGCCCGGGCACCGCGCAGTGCGCCGGCCACCCGCCCGTGGTGGGTAATCACCACAGTGCCGTCGGCCCGTTGCACGTACCGGAATCCTGCTGCCGCTCCCATGCCTGGAGACTGTCAGGCGGCCCGAACCGGGGCGACCCGTTTTCGCGGCCGGCCGGCCCGCGGCCGAGGGCGGACGCCGATCCGTCCGCGCCTGTTCAGGTGCCGCAGGTGGTGGCGGGCAGGCCGGGTACGGCCACCGGGGACCGGCCGCTCGGCCGGGCCTTGCCGGCCAGCACGGCGGCCAGCCCGGTCATCGACGCCCGGCTGGACGAGTAGGTGGCCAGCAGCGTCGGTGACTTCGCGCCGCTCAGCACGTACGGGGTGTCCATGGCGACCGTGACCGCCGCGTCGGGCCGCAGGTCGTTGGCGCCGTCGCCGTAGCCGACCAGGTGCACGATCGTGCCGCCGCTGGGCTTCACCTGCACCCCGGCTGCGGTCAGTGCGGCGGTGAGCGCGGCCCGGGTGCCGTCCCGACCGCCGGAGGAGGTGACGGTG is a window of Micromonospora sp. WMMD961 DNA encoding:
- a CDS encoding acyl carrier protein, which encodes MTRDEITTGLAEILEEVAGVNPDDVAEGKSFTDDLDVDSLSMVEVVVAAEEKFGVKIPDNEVQNLKTVGDAVSYIAAQS
- the fabF gene encoding beta-ketoacyl-ACP synthase II, which translates into the protein MSRPDVVVTGLGATTPLGGDVASTWDAMLAGRSGVSALTQEWAAQLPVRIAAQLAVEPSEVLDRVRLRRLDRSEAIAIIAAQQAWADAGLAGSDLDGERLAVSVGSGIGGATTLLAQDDILEASGPRRVSPHTIPMLMPNGPAAWVGLELGAKAGVHSVASACATGAEAIALGLDIIRSGRADVVVAGGTEAVIHPLPIAGFSSMRAMSTRNDEPERASRPWDRGRDGFVLGEGAGIVVLERAEHAAARGARVYARLAGAGITSDAYDIVQPHAEGEGAVRAIAKAIADADVAKRDIVHVNAHATSTPVGDMLEIGGLHKALGDHPVLSATKSMTGHLLGAAGALESIATILAIRDGVVPPTINLDDPDPDLTLDVAAHKARHMEIPAALNNAFGFGGHNVALVFARP
- a CDS encoding beta-ketoacyl-ACP synthase III; translation: MTGSRIVSMGHYQPSRVVTNDDIAQLVDTNDEWIRDRVGIVSRRIADTETVADMAAAAAGKALANSGLTAADIDLVVVATCTSVDRSPNVACRVAAKLGIAAPGAFDVNTACSGFAYALGTVDHAIRAGASRNAIVIGAEKLSDFTDWTDRSTCIIFADGAGAAVVSATADDEPAGIGPVVWGSVPEKSDAVRIEGWRPYVQQEGQAVFRWATTALAPLALQACERAGVDPSELAAFVPHQANARIIDGIAKRLNIPNAIIAKDIVESGNTSAASVPLALSKLVERREVPSGAPVLLFGFGGGLTYAGQVVRCP